In Isoptericola variabilis 225, the genomic window GGGTTCCGCACGCTCGTGCTCGAGACCGGCACGATGCAGCCCGAGGCCATGGCGCTGTACCCGGCGCTGGGGTACGAGCCGATCGAGGCTACCGCGGCGGATCCTGCGCTACCTCGGCAGATCGTGCGCTACCTCGGCGAGAAGAGGTAGGCGAGCTGCGCGACGACGGACTGCCGCGCCGCGGGCAGCACGCTCTCGTCGACGTCGTCGTAGACCGCCTCCACCACACGCTCCGCAACACCCTCCGGGACCGGGCCGCCGCCGTCGGGCACCTCGACGCCGAGCGACCGCAGCGCGGCGCGGACCTGCTCGAGCCGCTCGAGCCGGTGCGCGCGGTACTGCCGGACGCGGTCGCCGAGGTCGTGGACGACCGGCCCGTGCCCGGGCAGGCCCTGGACGCCGTCGCCGAGCTGCTCGAGCACGTCGAGGCTCGCGAGGTAGTCGCCGAGCGACCCGTCGGGCTCGCTGATGACGGTGGTGCCCTCGCCGAGCACGGTGTCGCCGGTGACCACCACGGGCGGCTCGGCCGGCGTGGTCACGTGGAACGACACCGAGTCGGCCGTGTGCCCGGGCGTGGGGACGACCTCGATGCGCAGGCCCGCCGCCTCGATCGCCTCGCCCGGGCGGAGCTCGTCCCCGCCGTGGCAGTGCGCAACGTCGGCGGCGCGCACCGGCGCCCCGGTGAGCTCGTGCAGACGTGCTGCGCCGGCCGTGTGGTCGCCGTGCCGGTGCGTCACGAGGACGAGCCCGACCGGTCCGGCGTCCGCGAGCGCGCGCAGGTGCGCGTCGTCGTCGGGGCCGGGGTCGACCACGACTGTGGTGCCCGCGCCCGGGGCGCGCAGCACGTAGGAGCGGGTCCCGTCGAGCGTCATCGGGCCGGGGTTGTCGGCGCGGAGCACGGCCGCGAAGGGCGTGACCGGTGTGAGGGCGTTCATGAGACGAGCTTGATCGGGCCCTGGTAGCGGGCGATCGTGCGGTC contains:
- a CDS encoding MBL fold metallo-hydrolase, which gives rise to MNALTPVTPFAAVLRADNPGPMTLDGTRSYVLRAPGAGTTVVVDPGPDDDAHLRALADAGPVGLVLVTHRHGDHTAGAARLHELTGAPVRAADVAHCHGGDELRPGEAIEAAGLRIEVVPTPGHTADSVSFHVTTPAEPPVVVTGDTVLGEGTTVISEPDGSLGDYLASLDVLEQLGDGVQGLPGHGPVVHDLGDRVRQYRAHRLERLEQVRAALRSLGVEVPDGGGPVPEGVAERVVEAVYDDVDESVLPAARQSVVAQLAYLFSPR